Proteins encoded by one window of Ictidomys tridecemlineatus isolate mIctTri1 chromosome 7, mIctTri1.hap1, whole genome shotgun sequence:
- the Oplah gene encoding 5-oxoprolinase, producing the protein MGSPEGRFHFAIDRGGTFTDVFAQCPGGHVRVLKLLSEDPANYADAPTEGIRRILEEEGGVQLPRDRPLDTSRIASIRMGTTVATNALLERRGERVALLVTRGFRDLLHIGTQAREDLFDLAVPMPEMLYEEVLEVEERVVLYRGEPGAGSPVKGRTGDLLEVQQPVDLGSLRGKLEGLLSRGIRSLAVVLMHSYTWAQHEQQVGTLARELGFKHVSLSSEAMPMVRIVPRGHTACADAYLTPAIQRYVQGFRRGFQGQLKDVQVLFMRSDGGLAPMDAFSGSRAVLSGPAGGVVGYSATTYQLEGHQPIIGFDMGGTSTDVSRYAGEFEHVFEASTAGVTLQAPQLDINTVAAGGGSRLFFRSGLFVVGPESAGAHPGPACYRKGGPVTVTDANLVLGRLLPASFPCIFGPGEDQPLSPEASRKALEAVATEVNSFLTSGSCPASPLSLEEVAMGFVRVANEAMCRPIRALTQARGHDPSAHVLACFGGAGGQHACAIARALGMDTVHIHRHSGLLSALGLALADVVHEAQEPCSLPYTPETFMQLDQRLSLLEEQCVDALQAQGFPRSQISTESFLHLRYQGTDCALMVSAHQHPATSRSPRAGDFGAAFVERYLREFGFVIPERPVVVDDVRVRGTGRSGLRLEVAPKAQTGPPQVDKVTQCYFEGGYQETPVYLLGELGYGHQLQGPCLIIDSNSTILVEPGCQAEVTKSGDIRISVGAEAPSTVGTKLDPIQLSIFSHRFMSIAEQMGRILQRTAISTNIKERLDFSCALFGPDGGLVSNAPHIPVHLGAMQETVQFQIQHLGSDLHPGDVLLSNHPSAGGSHLPDLTVITPVFWPGQTRPVFYVASRGHHADIGGITPGSMPPHSTALQQEGAVFLSFKLVQGGVFQEEAVTEALRAPSKISGCSGTRNLHDNLSDLRAQVAANQKGIQLVGELIGQYGLDVVQAYMGHIQANAELAVRDMLRAFGTSRQARGLPLEVSAEDHMDDGSPIHLRVQINLSQGSAVFDFSGTGPEVFGNLNAPRAITLSALIYCLRCLVGRDIPLNQGCLAPVRVVIPRGSILDPSSEAAVVGGNVLTSQRVVDVILAAFGACAASQGCMNNVTLGNAHMGYYETVAGGAGAGPGWHGRSGVHSHMTNTRITDPEILESRYPVVLRRFELRPGSGGRGRFRGGDGVVRELLFREEALLSVLTERRAFQPYGLQGGEPGARGLNLLIRKDGRTVNLGGKTSVSVYPGDVFCLHTPGGGGYGNPEDPAPSKGSPPQSPAFSERGSVYEYRRAQEAV; encoded by the exons ATGGGGAGCCCTGAGGGGCGCTTCCACTTTGCCATTGACCGCGGGGGCACCTTTACAGATGTCTTTGCCCAGTGCCCAGGAGGGCATGTGCGGGTCCTGAAACTGCTCTCTGAGGACCCTGCCAACTATGCAGACGCACCAACGGAGGGCATCCGCCGcatcctggaggag GAGGGGGGCGTGCAATTGCCCCGGGACCGGCCTCTGGACACCAGTCGTATTGCCAGCATCCGCATGGGTACCACAGTGGCCACCAATGCACTATTAGAACGACGGGGGGAACGGGTGGCCCTGCTGGTGACACGTGGCTTCCGGGACCTGCTGCACATTGGCACCCAGGCCCGCGAGGACCTCTTTGATCTG GCTGTGCCCATGCCAGAGATGCTGTATGAGGAGGTGCTGGAGGTGGAGGAACGCGTGGTGCTGTACCGCGGAGAACCAGGCGCCGGGTCGCCTGTCAAAG GCCGCACAGGAGACCTGCTGGAGGTGCAGCAGCCTGTGGACCTGGGGTCCCTGCGTGGGAAactggaggggctcctgtcccGGGGCATCCGCAGCCTGGCGGTGGTTCTCATGCATTCCTACAC ATGGGCCCAACATGAGCAGCAGGTGGGCACACTGGCCCGGGAGCTGGGCTTCAAGCATGTGTCCCTGTCCTCGGAGGCCATGCCCATGGTCCGCATTGTTCCCCGGGGACACACAGCCTGCGCCGATGCCTACCTCACTCCTGCCATCCAGCGCTACGTGCAGGGCTTCCGCCGTGGCTTCCAGGGCCAGCTTAAG GACGTGCAGGTGCTCTTCATGCGCTCCGATGGTGGCCTGGCGCCCATGGACGCCTTCAGCGGCTCCCGCGCTGTGCTCTCTGGTCCCGCCGGCGGTGTGGTGGGTTACTCAGCCACAACCTATCAGCTAGAGGGTCACCAGCCTATCATTGGCTTTGACATGGGAG GCACATCCACAGATGTGAGCCGCTATGCTGGGGAATTTGAGCATGTGTTTGAGGCCAGCACAGCTGGTGTCACCCTCCAGGCCCCACAGCTGGACATCAACACAGTGGCAGCTGGTGGGGGCTCCCGCCTCTTCTTCAG GTCTGGCCTCTTCGTAGTTGGGCCCGAGTCAGCAGGTGCCCACCCAGGCCCCGCCTGCTACCGCAAAG GGGGCCCCGTGACAGTGACGGATGCTAATCTGGTCCTGGGTCGCCTGCTGCCTGCCTCCTTCCCCTGCATTTTTGGGCCGGGAGAGGACCAGCCACTGTCCCCTGAAGCCTCCCGCAAGGCCCTGGAGGCAGTGGCCACTGAGGTGAACAGCTTCCTGACCAGCGGGTCCTGCCCGGCCTCCCCACTgagcctggaggaggtggccatGGGATTCGTGCGTGTGGCCAATGAGGCCATGTGCCGGCCCATCCGTGCGCTCACACAG GCACGAGGTCATGACCCCTCAGCCCATGTGCTGGCCTGCTTCGGGGGAGCTGGCGGGCAGCATGCTTGTGCCATTGCCCGGGCCCTGGGCATGGACACTGTGCATATTCACAG GCACAGTGGGCTGCTGTCAGCTCTGGGGCTGGCTCTGGCAGATGTGGTGCATGAGGCACAGGAGCCTTGCTCCCTGCCTTACACGCCAGAGACCTTCATGCAGCTGGACCAGAGACTGAGCCTCCTGGAGGAGCAGTGTGTGGATGCCCTGCAGGCCCAGGGCTTCCCTAG GTCCCAGATCAGCACGGAGAGCTTCCTGCATCTTCGTTACCAGGGAACTGACTGTGCCCTGATGGTGTCTGCCCACCAGCACCCAGCTACGTCCCGCTCACCCCGTGCTGGTGACTTTGGGGCAGCCTTTGTGGAAAG GTACCTGAGGGAGTTTGGCTTTGTCATCCCTGAGCGGCCTGTGGTGGTGGACGACGTGAGGGTGAGGGGCACTGGCCGCAGTGGTCTTCGGCTGGAGGTCGCCCCCAAAGCCCAGACTGGGCCTCCCCAGGTGGACAAG GTGACCCAGTGCTACTTCGAGGGGGGTTACCAGGAGACCCCTGTGTACCTGCTAGGGGAGCTGGGCTATGGGCACCAGCTCCAGGGGCCCTGCCTCATCATTGACAGCAACAG caccATCCTTGTGGAGCCCGGGTGCCAGGCAGAGGTGACCAAGTCAGGGGACATCCGCATCTCTGTGGGGGCTGAGGCCCCCAGCACAGTGGGCACTAAGCTTGATCCCATCCAGCTGTCTATCTTTTCACATCGCTTCATGAGCATCGCTG AGCAGATGGGCCGCATCCTGCAGCGCACTGCCATCTCCACCAACATCAAGGAACGCCTGGACTTCTCCTGTGCCCTCTTTGGACCTGACGGGGGGCTGGTCTCTAATGCCCCCCACATTCCTGTGCATCTGGGAGCCATGCAGGAGACTGTGCAGTTCCAG ATCCAGCACTTGGGGTCTGATCTCCACCCGGGTGATGTGCTGCTCAGCAACCACCCCAGCGCAGGGGGCAGCCATCTTCCAGACCTGACTGTAATCACACCG GTATTTTGGCCAGGTCAGACTCGGCCTGTGTTCTACGTGGCCAGCCGAGGGCATCATGCAGACATTGGGGGTATTACACCAGGCTCCATGCCCCCGCACTCCACTGCACTGCAACAGGAGGGGGCCGTCTTTCTGTCCTTCAAGCTGGTCCAGGGAGGCGTCTTTCAGGAGGAGG CGGTGACAGAGGCCTTACGGGCACCAAGCAAGATCTCTGGTTGTAGTGGAACTAGGAATCTGCATGACAATCTGTCGGATCTCCGTGCCCAGGTGGCCGCCAACCAAAAGGGCATACAGTTGGTGGGGGAGCTCATCGGGCAATATGGCTTGGATGTTGTGCAGGCCTACATGGGCCACATTCAG GCAAATGCAGAGCTGGCAGTGCGTGACATGCTGCGGGCCTTTGGAACCTCCCGGCAGGCTCGGGGCCTACCCCTTGAGGTGTCTGCGGAGGACCACATGGATGATGGCTCTCCTATACACCTCCGAGTTCAGATCAACCTGAGTCAG GGCAGTGCTGTATTTGACTTCAGTGGCACTGGGCCGGAGGTGTTTGGCAACCTCAATGCCCCGCGGGCCATAACGCTGTCGGCCCTCATCTACTGCCTGCGCTGTCTTGTGGGCCGTGACATCCCACTCAACCAG GGCTGCCTGGCACCTGTGCGGGTGGTGATTCCTAGAGGCTCCATCCTGGACCCATCCTCAGAGGCAGCGGTGGTGGGCGGCAACGTGCTCACGTCACAGCGTGTGGTGGACGTCATCCTGGCGGCCTTCGGGGCCTGCGCTGCCTCCCAG GGCTGCATGAACAACGTGACCCTGGGCAATGCCCATATGGGGTACTACGAGACGGTAGCGGGCGGCGCAGGTGCGGGCCCCGGCTGGCACGGACGCAGCGGCGTGCACAGCCACATGACCAACACGCGCATCACCGACCCCGAGATACTGGAGAGCCG GTACCCGGTCGTCTTGCGCCGCTTTGAACTGAGGCCGGGCTCAGGGGGCCGAGGCCGATTCCGGGGCGGCGACGGCGTGGTCCGCGAGCTGCTCTTCCGCGAAGAGGCGCTGCTGTCGGTGCTCACAGAACGCCGGGCCTTCCAGCCCTATGGCCTTCAGG GGGGTGAGCCTGGCGCCAGGGGCCTAAACCTGCTGATCCGAAAGGATGGCCGCACTGTGAACCTTGGCGGGAAGACGTCGGTGTCAGTGTACCCGGGG GATGTGTTCTGCCTTCATACCCCTGGAGGTGGTGGCTACGGGAACCCAGAGGACCCTGCCCCATCGAAGGGCTCGCCCCCACAATCCCCTGCCTTCTCAGAGCGGGGTAGTGTCTATGAGTACCGCAGGGCCCAAGAGGCTGTGTGA
- the LOC101955719 gene encoding sphingomyelin phosphodiesterase 5 isoform X4, whose amino-acid sequence MQTQSDWPPVTDDILRPSPFAHPVLHTLHCVARVLLFPTYWALDQLIGCWAPTARPSRLRAAAGGGVALLLLLLVGLPLALPGLLLWLPLQACRRPFCYQPPPPCWVPPTPWRPCAEFARCFVFLTANLCLLPDGLARFSNLPHSQQRAEAIGATLLNGLRPSLYGATGCSPQRPGEPGGTLTAQMPAGLDFVCLQEVFDIRAARRLVRRLAPNLGPVLYDVGTLGLQPGPYLKLLGSGLLLASRYPLLRANFRCFPNSRREDAFASKGLLSAQVQLGILDGHRIVGFLHCTHLHAPTEDGLLRCKQLTLLLDWAEQFEAESRQSGEAVAFSVLLGDLNFDNCSKDHAREQGHKLFRCFRDPCRLSTRQDQPWALGTILSTSTLHQSVASSPEMLRRALEQEKGRHLYLAGPPRGGRRANPWLGRRLDYITYREMPGSVLIPEVEQVMFSTALAGLTDHLTVGLQLRVSALS is encoded by the exons ATGCAAACCCAGTCCGACTGGCCCCCGGTGACCGACGACATCCTGAGGCCTTCGCCTTTTGCGCATCCTGTGCTGCACACCCTCCATTGCGTGGCCCGTGTGCTGCTCTTCCCGACCTACTGGGCTCTGGACCAGTTGATTGGCTGCTGGGCACCGACAGCGCGCCCCAGCAGGCTGAGAGCAGCAGCTGGCGGCGGGGTGgcgctgctgctgctcctgctaGTTGGCCTACCGCTGGCGTTGCCTGGCTTGCTGCTCTGGCTGCCGCTGCAGGCCTGTCGCCGCCCCTTCTGCTACCAGCCCCCTCCTCCGTGCTGGGTGCCGCCCACGCCCTGGCGCCCCTGCGCTGAGTTTGCGCGCTGCTTTGTCTTCCTCACTGCCAACCTGTGCCTGCTCCCCGACGGGCTGGCGCGCTTCAGCAATCTGCCGCACAGCCAACAACGCGCAGAGGCCATTGGCGCTACGCTGTTAAACGGCCTACGGCCCTCACTTTATGGAGCTACCGGATGCAGCCCACAAAGGCCTGGGGAGCCAGGCGGGACGCTGACGGCCCAGATGCCCGCGGGGCTGGACTTTGTGTGCCTGCAGGAGGTATTCGATATTCGCGCAGCTCGCCGCCTGGTGCGCCGCTTGGCTCCGAATCTGGGCCCGGTGCTGTATGACGTAGGCACACTTGGCCTACAGCCTGGGCCATACTTAAAACTGCTAGGCAGCGGGCTCCTGCTGGCTTCCCGCTACCCGCTTCTGCGTGCCAACTTCCGTTGCTTTCCCAATTCGCGTCGCGAGGACGCCTTTGCCTCCAAGGGTCTACTATCCGCTCAG GTGCAACTGGGCATCCTGGACGGGCACCGCATAGTGGGATTCCTGCATTGCACGCATTTACATGCACCCACTG AGGATGGGCTCTTGCGCTGCAAACAGCTGACGCTGCTACTGGACTGGGCAGAGCAGTTTGAGGCCGAGAGCCGCCAGAGTGGTGAGGCTGTGGCCTTTAGCGTGCTTCTGGGTGACCTAAATTTTGACAACTGCTCAAAAG ACCACGCACGGGAGCAGGGGCACAAACTCTTTCGCTGTTTCCGGGATCCCTGCCGGCTGAGCACACGCCAGGATCAGCCTTGGGCCCTGG GAACCATCCTAAGCACCTCCACCCTCCACCAATCAGTAGCTAGCTCACCGGAGATGCTGCGGAG GGCCCTAGAGCAGGAGAAAGGGCGCCACCTCTACCTGGCAGGCCCTCCCCGCGGAGGCCGTCGGGCTAACCCCTGGCTGGGCCGTCGTCTGGACTACATCACCTACCGGGAAATGCCTGGGAGTGTGCTGATTCCA GAAGTGGAACAGGTTATGTTTAGTACAGCCCTGGCGGGGCTCACAGACCACCTGACCGTGGGCCTGCAGCTCCGCGTTTCGGCGCTCTCCTGA
- the LOC101955719 gene encoding sphingomyelin phosphodiesterase 5 isoform X2: MQTQSDWPPVTDDILRPSPFAHPVLHTLHCVARVLLFPTYWALDQLIGCWAPTARPSRLRAAAGGGVALLLLLLVGLPLALPGLLLWLPLQACRRPFCYQPPPPCWVPPTPWRPCAEFARCFVFLTANLCLLPDGLARFSNLPHSQQRAEAIGATLLNGLRPSLYGATGCSPQRPGEPGGTLTAQMPAGLDFVCLQEVFDIRAARRLVRRLAPNLGPVLYDVGTLGLQPGPYLKLLGSGLLLASRYPLLRANFRCFPNSRREDAFASKGLLSAQLVLSVVLQVQLGILDGHRIVGFLHCTHLHAPTEDGLLRCKQLTLLLDWAEQFEAESRQSGEAVAFSVLLGDLNFDNCSKDHAREQGHKLFRCFRDPCRLSTRQDQPWALGTILSTSTLHQSVASSPEMLRRALEQEKGRHLYLAGPPRGGRRANPWLGRRLDYITYREMPGSVLIPEVEQVMFSTALAGLTDHLTVGLQLRVSALS; encoded by the exons ATGCAAACCCAGTCCGACTGGCCCCCGGTGACCGACGACATCCTGAGGCCTTCGCCTTTTGCGCATCCTGTGCTGCACACCCTCCATTGCGTGGCCCGTGTGCTGCTCTTCCCGACCTACTGGGCTCTGGACCAGTTGATTGGCTGCTGGGCACCGACAGCGCGCCCCAGCAGGCTGAGAGCAGCAGCTGGCGGCGGGGTGgcgctgctgctgctcctgctaGTTGGCCTACCGCTGGCGTTGCCTGGCTTGCTGCTCTGGCTGCCGCTGCAGGCCTGTCGCCGCCCCTTCTGCTACCAGCCCCCTCCTCCGTGCTGGGTGCCGCCCACGCCCTGGCGCCCCTGCGCTGAGTTTGCGCGCTGCTTTGTCTTCCTCACTGCCAACCTGTGCCTGCTCCCCGACGGGCTGGCGCGCTTCAGCAATCTGCCGCACAGCCAACAACGCGCAGAGGCCATTGGCGCTACGCTGTTAAACGGCCTACGGCCCTCACTTTATGGAGCTACCGGATGCAGCCCACAAAGGCCTGGGGAGCCAGGCGGGACGCTGACGGCCCAGATGCCCGCGGGGCTGGACTTTGTGTGCCTGCAGGAGGTATTCGATATTCGCGCAGCTCGCCGCCTGGTGCGCCGCTTGGCTCCGAATCTGGGCCCGGTGCTGTATGACGTAGGCACACTTGGCCTACAGCCTGGGCCATACTTAAAACTGCTAGGCAGCGGGCTCCTGCTGGCTTCCCGCTACCCGCTTCTGCGTGCCAACTTCCGTTGCTTTCCCAATTCGCGTCGCGAGGACGCCTTTGCCTCCAAGGGTCTACTATCCGCTCAG CTGGTACTGTCGGTGGTGTTGCAGGTGCAACTGGGCATCCTGGACGGGCACCGCATAGTGGGATTCCTGCATTGCACGCATTTACATGCACCCACTG AGGATGGGCTCTTGCGCTGCAAACAGCTGACGCTGCTACTGGACTGGGCAGAGCAGTTTGAGGCCGAGAGCCGCCAGAGTGGTGAGGCTGTGGCCTTTAGCGTGCTTCTGGGTGACCTAAATTTTGACAACTGCTCAAAAG ACCACGCACGGGAGCAGGGGCACAAACTCTTTCGCTGTTTCCGGGATCCCTGCCGGCTGAGCACACGCCAGGATCAGCCTTGGGCCCTGG GAACCATCCTAAGCACCTCCACCCTCCACCAATCAGTAGCTAGCTCACCGGAGATGCTGCGGAG GGCCCTAGAGCAGGAGAAAGGGCGCCACCTCTACCTGGCAGGCCCTCCCCGCGGAGGCCGTCGGGCTAACCCCTGGCTGGGCCGTCGTCTGGACTACATCACCTACCGGGAAATGCCTGGGAGTGTGCTGATTCCA GAAGTGGAACAGGTTATGTTTAGTACAGCCCTGGCGGGGCTCACAGACCACCTGACCGTGGGCCTGCAGCTCCGCGTTTCGGCGCTCTCCTGA
- the LOC101955719 gene encoding sphingomyelin phosphodiesterase 5 isoform X3: MQTQSDWPPVTDDILRPSPFAHPVLHTLHCVARVLLFPTYWALDQLIGCWAPTARPSRLRAAAGGGVALLLLLLVGLPLALPGLLLWLPLQACRRPFCYQPPPPCWVPPTPWRPCAEFARCFVFLTANLCLLPDGLARFSNLPHSQQRAEAIGATLLNGLRPSLYGATGCSPQRPGEPGGTLTAQMPAGLDFVCLQEVFDIRAARRLVRRLAPNLGPVLYDVGTLGLQPGPYLKLLGSGLLLASRYPLLRANFRCFPNSRREDAFASKGLLSAQVQLGILDGHRIVGFLHCTHLHAPTEDGLLRCKQLTLLLDWAEQFEAESRQSGEAVAFSVLLGDLNFDNCSKDHAREQGHKLFRCFRDPCRLSTRQDQPWALGTILSTSTLHQSVASSPEMLRRALEQEKGRHLYLAGPPRGGRRANPWLGRRLDYITYREMPGSVLIPVSARVQDCWACWRWNHPSTWFLPPGSGTGYV; this comes from the exons ATGCAAACCCAGTCCGACTGGCCCCCGGTGACCGACGACATCCTGAGGCCTTCGCCTTTTGCGCATCCTGTGCTGCACACCCTCCATTGCGTGGCCCGTGTGCTGCTCTTCCCGACCTACTGGGCTCTGGACCAGTTGATTGGCTGCTGGGCACCGACAGCGCGCCCCAGCAGGCTGAGAGCAGCAGCTGGCGGCGGGGTGgcgctgctgctgctcctgctaGTTGGCCTACCGCTGGCGTTGCCTGGCTTGCTGCTCTGGCTGCCGCTGCAGGCCTGTCGCCGCCCCTTCTGCTACCAGCCCCCTCCTCCGTGCTGGGTGCCGCCCACGCCCTGGCGCCCCTGCGCTGAGTTTGCGCGCTGCTTTGTCTTCCTCACTGCCAACCTGTGCCTGCTCCCCGACGGGCTGGCGCGCTTCAGCAATCTGCCGCACAGCCAACAACGCGCAGAGGCCATTGGCGCTACGCTGTTAAACGGCCTACGGCCCTCACTTTATGGAGCTACCGGATGCAGCCCACAAAGGCCTGGGGAGCCAGGCGGGACGCTGACGGCCCAGATGCCCGCGGGGCTGGACTTTGTGTGCCTGCAGGAGGTATTCGATATTCGCGCAGCTCGCCGCCTGGTGCGCCGCTTGGCTCCGAATCTGGGCCCGGTGCTGTATGACGTAGGCACACTTGGCCTACAGCCTGGGCCATACTTAAAACTGCTAGGCAGCGGGCTCCTGCTGGCTTCCCGCTACCCGCTTCTGCGTGCCAACTTCCGTTGCTTTCCCAATTCGCGTCGCGAGGACGCCTTTGCCTCCAAGGGTCTACTATCCGCTCAG GTGCAACTGGGCATCCTGGACGGGCACCGCATAGTGGGATTCCTGCATTGCACGCATTTACATGCACCCACTG AGGATGGGCTCTTGCGCTGCAAACAGCTGACGCTGCTACTGGACTGGGCAGAGCAGTTTGAGGCCGAGAGCCGCCAGAGTGGTGAGGCTGTGGCCTTTAGCGTGCTTCTGGGTGACCTAAATTTTGACAACTGCTCAAAAG ACCACGCACGGGAGCAGGGGCACAAACTCTTTCGCTGTTTCCGGGATCCCTGCCGGCTGAGCACACGCCAGGATCAGCCTTGGGCCCTGG GAACCATCCTAAGCACCTCCACCCTCCACCAATCAGTAGCTAGCTCACCGGAGATGCTGCGGAG GGCCCTAGAGCAGGAGAAAGGGCGCCACCTCTACCTGGCAGGCCCTCCCCGCGGAGGCCGTCGGGCTAACCCCTGGCTGGGCCGTCGTCTGGACTACATCACCTACCGGGAAATGCCTGGGAGTGTGCTGATTCCAGTAAGTGCCAGAGTTCAGGACTGCTGGGCTTGCTGGCGCTGGAACCATCCCTCAACCTGGTTCCTGCCCCCAGGAAGTGGAACAGGTTATGTTTAG
- the LOC101955719 gene encoding sphingomyelin phosphodiesterase 5 isoform X1, protein MQTQSDWPPVTDDILRPSPFAHPVLHTLHCVARVLLFPTYWALDQLIGCWAPTARPSRLRAAAGGGVALLLLLLVGLPLALPGLLLWLPLQACRRPFCYQPPPPCWVPPTPWRPCAEFARCFVFLTANLCLLPDGLARFSNLPHSQQRAEAIGATLLNGLRPSLYGATGCSPQRPGEPGGTLTAQMPAGLDFVCLQEVFDIRAARRLVRRLAPNLGPVLYDVGTLGLQPGPYLKLLGSGLLLASRYPLLRANFRCFPNSRREDAFASKGLLSAQLVLSVVLQVQLGILDGHRIVGFLHCTHLHAPTEDGLLRCKQLTLLLDWAEQFEAESRQSGEAVAFSVLLGDLNFDNCSKDHAREQGHKLFRCFRDPCRLSTRQDQPWALGTILSTSTLHQSVASSPEMLRRALEQEKGRHLYLAGPPRGGRRANPWLGRRLDYITYREMPGSVLIPVSARVQDCWACWRWNHPSTWFLPPGSGTGYV, encoded by the exons ATGCAAACCCAGTCCGACTGGCCCCCGGTGACCGACGACATCCTGAGGCCTTCGCCTTTTGCGCATCCTGTGCTGCACACCCTCCATTGCGTGGCCCGTGTGCTGCTCTTCCCGACCTACTGGGCTCTGGACCAGTTGATTGGCTGCTGGGCACCGACAGCGCGCCCCAGCAGGCTGAGAGCAGCAGCTGGCGGCGGGGTGgcgctgctgctgctcctgctaGTTGGCCTACCGCTGGCGTTGCCTGGCTTGCTGCTCTGGCTGCCGCTGCAGGCCTGTCGCCGCCCCTTCTGCTACCAGCCCCCTCCTCCGTGCTGGGTGCCGCCCACGCCCTGGCGCCCCTGCGCTGAGTTTGCGCGCTGCTTTGTCTTCCTCACTGCCAACCTGTGCCTGCTCCCCGACGGGCTGGCGCGCTTCAGCAATCTGCCGCACAGCCAACAACGCGCAGAGGCCATTGGCGCTACGCTGTTAAACGGCCTACGGCCCTCACTTTATGGAGCTACCGGATGCAGCCCACAAAGGCCTGGGGAGCCAGGCGGGACGCTGACGGCCCAGATGCCCGCGGGGCTGGACTTTGTGTGCCTGCAGGAGGTATTCGATATTCGCGCAGCTCGCCGCCTGGTGCGCCGCTTGGCTCCGAATCTGGGCCCGGTGCTGTATGACGTAGGCACACTTGGCCTACAGCCTGGGCCATACTTAAAACTGCTAGGCAGCGGGCTCCTGCTGGCTTCCCGCTACCCGCTTCTGCGTGCCAACTTCCGTTGCTTTCCCAATTCGCGTCGCGAGGACGCCTTTGCCTCCAAGGGTCTACTATCCGCTCAG CTGGTACTGTCGGTGGTGTTGCAGGTGCAACTGGGCATCCTGGACGGGCACCGCATAGTGGGATTCCTGCATTGCACGCATTTACATGCACCCACTG AGGATGGGCTCTTGCGCTGCAAACAGCTGACGCTGCTACTGGACTGGGCAGAGCAGTTTGAGGCCGAGAGCCGCCAGAGTGGTGAGGCTGTGGCCTTTAGCGTGCTTCTGGGTGACCTAAATTTTGACAACTGCTCAAAAG ACCACGCACGGGAGCAGGGGCACAAACTCTTTCGCTGTTTCCGGGATCCCTGCCGGCTGAGCACACGCCAGGATCAGCCTTGGGCCCTGG GAACCATCCTAAGCACCTCCACCCTCCACCAATCAGTAGCTAGCTCACCGGAGATGCTGCGGAG GGCCCTAGAGCAGGAGAAAGGGCGCCACCTCTACCTGGCAGGCCCTCCCCGCGGAGGCCGTCGGGCTAACCCCTGGCTGGGCCGTCGTCTGGACTACATCACCTACCGGGAAATGCCTGGGAGTGTGCTGATTCCAGTAAGTGCCAGAGTTCAGGACTGCTGGGCTTGCTGGCGCTGGAACCATCCCTCAACCTGGTTCCTGCCCCCAGGAAGTGGAACAGGTTATGTTTAG